The DNA segment CGCGGCCCTGCAGGCCATTGAGCGGCTCGATTTGCGCGCAGTCGAGATTCCGGTCCATCCGGTCACAGGCCTCGACCTCGACGCGCTCGCCGCTGCGCTCGACAAGCATCCGATTCGCGCATGCTGGTTCATGACCAATTTCCAGAATCCCACCGGCGTCACCCTTTCCGACGAAAAGAAGAAGTTGCTCGTTGACATGCTTGCAGCGCGCGACGTACCGCTGATCGAGGACGACGTTTATTCGGAGTTGCACTTCAGCCGTGACCGGCCACTCCCTGCGAAAGCCTTCGATGGCAACGGACTGGTCATGCACTGCAGTTCGTTTTCGAAGACGCTTGCGCCGGGCTATCGTATTGGATGGGTGTCCGCTGGACGCTTCGCGGATCGCGTGCAGCGGCTCAAACTGATGACGACGCTCTCGGCCAGCATCCCTGCGCAGGCGGGCATAGCGGACTACCTGGAGCACGGCGGGTTCGACCGGCATCTGCGCAAGCTGCACGCCGCGATGCAGACGCAACGTGCAGCCATGGAGGCGGCTTTGCGGCGCTACCTGCCGCGTGAGGTCAGATGGGTGACGCCCTCGGGCGGTTACTTCCTGTGGCTGCAATTGCCGGACGCGGTCGATGCAATGGCGCTGCACCGGCTCGCGATCGGCCGTGGTATCAGCATCGCGCCTGGTCCGATCTTTTCTGCCAGGCACGCATTCCAGAATTGTGTACGGATCAACTTTGGGCATCCCTGGAGCGTCAGGATTGATGGAGCCATATGCGCCCTTGCCGAGATTCTCGATGACCCGGCGGTCCACGCATCAATCTGATTTATTTTCAGCGCGACCGTGATGAACCCGTTGCTGTTAAGCCATATTCCCCAATAGCAGCCGAGTTGGGCGGCCAATGTAGCGACCGCGACTTAGAAGCCCTGCATTGCGCTTGTCGAGTGCGCGACCAGGTGCACAAAGCCCAATAAGATCGCGCCGATGACCACTGCCATAAACACGGCCACGAACGGCAGCAGGAAAAAGTTCACGTTGGCGAAGTCCGCCTCATGCGACGCACGCTTACGCACGCCGAAGAAGCTGGATAGAACGATACGGACGAGTCGGAGGAATTCCATGGCGCTGCTCCTGTTGGTTTGGAATGCATGCATCATCCGGGAACCCAGGAATCGGAAACAGCAGCAGATTCGCGCAATGCGTAGTAAGCACGGGGCGCAATTCGTCGCGGTCCGCTATCTAAGTGGCCAATCTTCTCGCGCGTAAGCGTAATTCGCAACGGTGTAGATCGGATACTTACGTATGAGGTTGCATCCCGAAAATCGACGTGACGCCCCGCGGCCTTCGCGCTCGCACGTCAAGCGCAATTTGAGGCAGCGTTTGCAATGCTGAATGACAGTTTCCTACCAATCTGGCCATGATCGAGAGGAGCCTCACCAAATCGATATCTGTACGCCCATGGCCGGTCGGTGGTGAATCTCTTTTTCGGACTTTTCGATAACACTAAGCATCAGATCTGTACCCAACTGTCGCGACCGATGGGCATTGCGCCAGGCGTGGCTGTTGACAAGGCCACGCCCGGTGCCTGACCATCAAAGCAGTTCGATTGCCACGGCGATGCCTTGCCCGCCGCCGATGCACAGCGAGACGAGACCTCGCTTTAAGCCATCGCGACGCATCGAGTGGATAAGACGCGTCATCAGGATTGCTCCCGTTGCCCCAATCGGATGCCCGTGCGCAATGGCCCCGCCTTCCACGTTCACGATTTCGTGGTTCAGTCCGAGTTTTGCGATTACGGCGAGCGGAACCGCCGCAAACGCTTCGTTGATTTCAATCCGATCAACGTCATTAAAGGTCCATCCGGCGCGTCCTATCGCCTGTTCCAGAGCGGGGACAGGGCCAAGCCCGAACATTCCCGGTTCGACGGCCGCGACGCCGTAGCCCCGCAGTCGCGCGACCGCATTGAGACCTTTGGCGTCGGAAAACGACCGGCTTGCCACAACCATTGCGGACGCCCCGCTATTCAACCCAGGGGCGTTGCCGGCGGTAATCGTGCCGTCCTTGCGAAAGGCGGGGCGCAGCTTGGCCAGAGTTTCGTACGTTGTGTCAGGTCGCGGATGCTCGTCCTTGTCAAACGTGACAAGACCTTTACGCCCTTTAAGTTCCACCGGGACGATTTCCGTAACAAACTTCTTTGCTACCTGCGCGTTTCCAAAAAGCTGTTGTGAACGCTCGGCCCAACGGTCCTGTTGCTCGCGTGTCAGACCGACAGCGCTAACGAGGTCTTCGGTATGCCATCCAGAGTGCTCTGATGAAAACGCATCCACGAGTCCATCCGTAAGCATGCTGTCGAGCACTTCGACATTCCCCATGCGAGCTCCCCAACGGCCGCTCGGTAAAAGATACGGGGCTCTGTCCATGTTCTCCATTCCACCGACGACTACTGCGTTCGCTGCCCCGAATGCGATTTCCTGTGCGCCAGCAAGGAGGGCCTGAACACCCGAACCACAAACCCGATTGACGGTCTGTGCCGGTACGAATACAGGAATTCCGCCATTTATCGCTGCCTGACGAGCAGGGTTCATGCGGTTC comes from the Burkholderia sp. PAMC 26561 genome and includes:
- a CDS encoding aminotransferase-like domain-containing protein, which codes for MKRYEALANSIADGIRSGQIPIGSRLPSLRQIIAQRGVSQSTVFRAYYLLEEWGLIRAVERAGYFVTPGAAVKQVPSHQDMPLADSTKVDISDLVFSVLDAAKHPDIVPLGSAFPSPLLFPSARLLKSLTHGTRALSPWSTVVDLPPGNDHLRRQIALRYVATGVSIPPEEIVVTNGALEALNLCLMAVTRPGDVVAVESPGFYAALQAIERLDLRAVEIPVHPVTGLDLDALAAALDKHPIRACWFMTNFQNPTGVTLSDEKKKLLVDMLAARDVPLIEDDVYSELHFSRDRPLPAKAFDGNGLVMHCSSFSKTLAPGYRIGWVSAGRFADRVQRLKLMTTLSASIPAQAGIADYLEHGGFDRHLRKLHAAMQTQRAAMEAALRRYLPREVRWVTPSGGYFLWLQLPDAVDAMALHRLAIGRGISIAPGPIFSARHAFQNCVRINFGHPWSVRIDGAICALAEILDDPAVHASI
- a CDS encoding DUF2970 domain-containing protein; translation: MEFLRLVRIVLSSFFGVRKRASHEADFANVNFFLLPFVAVFMAVVIGAILLGFVHLVAHSTSAMQGF
- a CDS encoding thiolase family protein, yielding MLDKLDTVICEPVRTAIGTYGGSFKDVPATEFGAIAIKAAVSRSGIKPEEVSSVVMGNVVQAGNRMNPARQAAINGGIPVFVPAQTVNRVCGSGVQALLAGAQEIAFGAANAVVVGGMENMDRAPYLLPSGRWGARMGNVEVLDSMLTDGLVDAFSSEHSGWHTEDLVSAVGLTREQQDRWAERSQQLFGNAQVAKKFVTEIVPVELKGRKGLVTFDKDEHPRPDTTYETLAKLRPAFRKDGTITAGNAPGLNSGASAMVVASRSFSDAKGLNAVARLRGYGVAAVEPGMFGLGPVPALEQAIGRAGWTFNDVDRIEINEAFAAVPLAVIAKLGLNHEIVNVEGGAIAHGHPIGATGAILMTRLIHSMRRDGLKRGLVSLCIGGGQGIAVAIELL